A stretch of the Deltaproteobacteria bacterium genome encodes the following:
- a CDS encoding aspartate aminotransferase family protein yields MNLEQIFSDHLAEQHDLFAKHVNAQLVRVLRTIGFDKQYVRAQGAYLYDQHGAQYLDCLAGYGVFNMGRNHPTIKAALHDALDRDLPNMVQMDAPLLAGVLAKRLLEKIAVPNIDTVFLTNSGTEAVEAALKFVRCASGRARVLYCTQAFHGLSHGSLSCNGAAEFRTGFEPLLPGCEAVRFGDLAALEAALRDGDVAAWIVEPIQGKGVHCAPPEYFNEAIRLCHRYGALVIADEVQTGLGRTGKWFAFQYWNEVPDLVCVAKALSGGFIPVGAACCPRRVYDRVFSSMDRCVVHSNTFGRNTLAMVAGLAALEVIEDEGLIANAARRGEQILNGLREMATRYEMVKEVRGQGLMIGIEFGKPKSLKLRTGWELVQRLNKGLFGQLIVVPLLSKHRILAQVAGHNTIIKLLPPLVLSDADVDWILTAFDDVIAACHQFPGAAWEVGKELAKKAINQSLP; encoded by the coding sequence ATGAACCTGGAACAAATTTTCTCCGACCACTTGGCGGAACAACACGACTTGTTCGCCAAGCACGTGAACGCGCAATTGGTGCGCGTATTACGCACCATCGGCTTCGACAAACAGTACGTCCGCGCCCAAGGCGCGTATCTGTACGACCAACACGGCGCGCAATATCTCGACTGCCTCGCGGGTTACGGCGTCTTCAACATGGGCCGCAATCATCCGACGATCAAAGCCGCACTGCACGACGCGCTCGATCGCGACTTGCCGAACATGGTGCAAATGGACGCGCCACTGCTCGCGGGCGTATTGGCCAAACGCCTGCTCGAAAAAATCGCCGTGCCGAACATCGACACCGTGTTTCTCACCAACTCCGGCACCGAGGCCGTCGAGGCCGCGCTGAAGTTCGTCCGCTGCGCCTCCGGCCGCGCACGGGTACTTTACTGTACGCAAGCGTTCCACGGTCTCTCGCACGGATCGCTGTCGTGCAACGGCGCCGCGGAGTTCCGCACCGGCTTCGAGCCGCTGCTCCCCGGCTGCGAGGCCGTCCGTTTCGGCGACTTGGCCGCATTGGAGGCCGCGCTCCGCGACGGCGATGTGGCGGCCTGGATCGTCGAACCGATCCAAGGCAAAGGCGTCCACTGCGCGCCGCCCGAGTACTTCAACGAAGCGATTCGTTTGTGCCATCGCTACGGCGCGTTGGTGATCGCCGACGAAGTGCAAACCGGTCTCGGCCGCACCGGCAAATGGTTCGCGTTCCAATACTGGAATGAAGTCCCCGACCTGGTCTGTGTCGCGAAGGCCCTCTCCGGCGGTTTCATCCCGGTCGGCGCGGCGTGCTGTCCGCGGCGCGTCTACGACCGCGTCTTTAGTTCGATGGATCGCTGCGTCGTCCACTCCAACACGTTCGGACGCAACACGCTCGCGATGGTCGCGGGTCTCGCAGCGCTCGAAGTGATCGAAGACGAAGGCCTGATCGCCAACGCCGCGCGGCGCGGCGAACAGATCCTGAACGGGCTACGGGAAATGGCCACGCGTTACGAAATGGTGAAAGAAGTGCGCGGCCAAGGGTTAATGATCGGGATCGAATTCGGCAAACCGAAATCGCTGAAACTCCGCACCGGCTGGGAATTGGTCCAGCGGCTGAACAAAGGCCTGTTCGGCCAACTGATCGTCGTGCCGTTGCTGAGCAAACACCGCATCCTGGCCCAAGTCGCCGGCCACAACACAATCATCAAACTCCTGCCGCCGCTCGTGTTGAGCGACGCCGATGTCGACTGGATCCTCACCGCGTTCGACGACGTGATCGCCGCCTGCCACCAATTCCCCGGCGCCGCCTGGGAAGTCGGCAAGGAATTGGCGAAGAAGGCCATCAATCAATCCCTTCCTTAA
- a CDS encoding endonuclease domain-containing protein translates to MLRPHKTIRRKLRSASTRHEQQLWSQLRSRRFSKVKFRRQHAIGPYIVDFFCPALQLVIELDGGGHTETTQQARDETRDTFLTSHGYRVVRIWNRQVDENLEGVLTALLELVHNSPSP, encoded by the coding sequence ATGCTCCGACCGCACAAAACCATACGGCGCAAACTTCGCTCCGCATCGACCCGACATGAACAGCAATTATGGAGTCAGTTACGAAGCCGACGCTTCAGCAAAGTGAAATTCCGCCGCCAACATGCAATCGGCCCGTATATTGTTGATTTCTTTTGTCCTGCATTGCAGTTAGTTATTGAACTGGATGGCGGGGGACACACAGAGACAACTCAGCAAGCACGAGACGAAACACGCGATACGTTTCTGACCAGTCACGGCTATCGCGTCGTGCGGATCTGGAATCGCCAGGTCGACGAGAATCTTGAAGGCGTCTTAACTGCTCTGCTGGAACTTGTTCACAACTCCCCCTCACCCTAG